The Engystomops pustulosus chromosome 3, aEngPut4.maternal, whole genome shotgun sequence region GAACAGATTTTTGGCCCTATTAGTGTATCCAATGCCTTGGTAGTAAAAGCATACGTATACACTATAAACAAGTGTGAGGTACAAGGAAGTGACATATCCAGAAAGGATACATTAAGACAAAGATAATGAAACAATTGTTTTATCAGAGCTGCAAATCCTAAACAAAATTTCTGAAAGTCTGTACTGTGCAGCTAGATTTACCATAAGACAAGTCCCAGATTCTCCATGTTTTAAACTTACATATGGTAAAAGTCACCACTACACATTTACACAAGAGCGAGCAGATGAGGTCACATCACTGTAAAACACAGAATAGTAGTCACATGCATATTGTCACAGGGGTACAAGGAAAAGGCTTTTCTGTTTGTGAGATATGACAGCTTTAGAGCAGATTGTTAATATACCACTCAAACAGGCTGTTACTGCAAGTTTTACACTGTAGGATCAAGGCCAATACTGGCACAAAACGTCAGTACACTCAAGACTACAGAAGCTATAAGTCACCATCAACCAGTGTTACAGTACAACTCAGCATCTGAATGGGAAAAGTTTTACAAAACTTGTACTTAAAGGTTCCAGATAAAATTGAaatttggaagaaaaaaaaaagaagaaaattaatGACATAACCCAAAATTAgtcaggctttaaaattatgcgcaatataatttttatttgtgaaaaacttttttttatagccAGAAAATATGGTCCAGTGATGAAACAGCACACATGTAATCCTGTAGTTCAGATGTTAAAAAAGCTCTAAAACATGAGCTAATGTGGACGAAAGCCTTGTCTGTGTGAAATTTTTGGTGATACCTGTAGAAAAACGATGCTGTGGGTTGACCTAGGTGCATTTTTACAATTATAGAATCTAGAACTGTATGTGTTAACCTTTTCTACATGCACTTCAATTTCACAGCAAGAGTGGCATTGAATATCTACACACAGGAGGGAGCGTTCATGCAAGTTATCTAACTCCTTAATACAATAATGGATATAATTCAAACTCATACTAGGATTATATGCAGGGCTTCCTTTAACTATAAGGTGATGGTAGTGGAAACCAAGGGCCCTGGCAACATTAGCTAGCAAGCACCCACCACCTCTTGTATTTAATttctttttgcgtttttttttcatgttttctaaTCAACTCTGCTGTGGCTGGATCTTTGCAAAACTGGTgaaaacaaaattataatcgTTGAATTGCGCAAACTGCCGATCAAGTCGCTTGAAACCTTCAATCTTCTGAGCACAACTGAATGCTGTGCGACATTTGGAACTCTAAAAAACAAAGCAGAGAGTTTTgcctacatttacacacacatgaaCAATAAAGGCAATATTGAAACACTCTCCAAATAAGACCTTTGACTAGACTTTAAAAATATTCAGCGAGAAAGAAAAAACTCAAAAGCCTGGCATaatgacccccccacccccccgacCATTGCAGAATTCTGTAGTGCAACTCACTAAAACTGGAAAAATACCGTATGTACtctagtataagcagagtttttcagcacaaaaaaatgtgctgaaaaactcaaacttgtcttaaactcgagtaaaaaaaaaacaaaaaaaacccaaaactcacctttctgtcgGGCACCGCTCCCCCCTGGTAGAGATAGTtgattaaaaatataatataatataatataatataatataatataatataatataatataatatatatatatatatatatatatatatatatatatatatatatatatatatatctctaaactcacctttccggcagccCCCTCAGGTCTTCTGCGCGACCCGCCCGGCAGCAGCAGCTCCATGTGACTTCACAtgttattgtgtgtgccggcagagCTTGAAGTCTGTTGACATCGGAGCTGCCGCTGCTGCTGGGTGGATCGTGCAGAAGACCTGAGGGGGCTGCCGGAAAGGGGAGTttagttgatttaaaaaaaaaacaaaaaaaacctctctCTCTACCACGGGGGAGCggctgcatactggggcaggctgcaaccaatgcattttccaccctcggcttatactcgagtcaataggttttcccaggtttttgtggtaaaactaggggtctccgcttatactcgggtcagcttatactcaagtatatactgtaaacatatggctccagccccccccccccccatgctactTCATTTATTATATTGAGTATATTAAGCCTTTCCTAAACTTCACAAACCACATCACACAATATCCATTTCATTCTTTTTTTGAAGGTACACATCAAAGGACCCTGATAATCTGTTATCTACGCTAGTTACCAAAGGGACTGAAGTAAACTGTTCTTTCATCATTTCTATATAAAGATTCACAGGTTAGGTTGTAACATATCTAGCAGCCTGCGGGTTCATACGCCTACAATAACAACTTTGTAAAACCATGAAGTGTGCGGCTACTATACTGTAATATTGCAATGTCTGACTATTCTTTTtgtatttactttttttgttAAGTTGTTTtgttataacaaaaaaaaaagtactggGCTGCAGTCCATCATTCATTTAGAAACAGAATTCACCATAATGTGGGGATTTATCAAGATCTTTTCCAAGAAAATTACATTAAATTACCCAAAAAGTCTCAAGGTTTCTCAAAGGTTGGGCATTGAGCTATAGGTAGCTGCCTCCCAAGTAAGGTACCACTAGGAGGCAAAGTTTTCTTTTCCATCTTGGAAAAGGTAAACATGGCCTTTAAAGACTATACACCTACAAAGgcgtatttatttaaaaaaaaaaggaggagacGTACAATACCTGACCCACATTAAGATAGCTGATTTTAAGTTTCCCCGATAGGGAGTTTTAGCCAGTGATGCTCtaaccccctttaaaaaaaaaaacacaaaaaacaggaAAACCCTTTACCTGATTAACAAAAAGGGTGGTCACAAATTTCCTTGGCTTAAAAACATCCACAACTTTACTAATGAGGTCATCATAAGTAGTTTGTGACATGTTAGTTTCAAAGCTAACATAGGAAAATTCTGGCTCTGGAGTTATGTGAATGGTCCAGTAAGTtccctacagaaaaaaaaattaaaaattaagcaaagcagaaaataaatgcaattgcaagttaaaaaataaatcaaactaCAGTATGTGATACATACATCAGATTTCATCCCATTCATTGAATAACCACAAGGACTGAACATTGTAGCATCAATGACAGAACCTGGTATCAGGTCACGAATTCCACTCatctaaaaaacaaacaaacaaaaaaaaacactttaatcaAATGCAAGACAATGGAATTGAATGTAGTACAATTAGAATATTTTATatggaaatacatgagaaaataggaaaagctgtatatttttttatgtctcAAAAACATCATGGTATGCTGCACAATATGGCTATTCAATGGAGGGccctattgcccattgaaatgaatggggccatATACTACCCGTATATACAACCGTTTTCATACATtcatctgaatgcagccttaggccctttcacacaaacatgtgatttctccagtcctgtatttctgaaAGTACTGCACAGTGAAACACTGTGAAGCTTAGCATGGCTAttcgcataatttttaaagttgattttagaaggaagtctaACATAGATAAATAGAAGAATACCAGAGTCACTTTGCCAGGATTTATAAGTGTAAGTTAGGCGTCTCTGTTAAGTGTCTCTGGTTCATTATGCTTGATTTCaattatagatttcctttaagcgtcTAGGATTTAGTCAGTATTTTAGGGTGGATTTAGATGGCTGCATGCTCGCCTGGAGCAGATCCTGGATGAGCACAGgtttgggaggaggaggggatgatcCCTTTGCATGATCACTGCCCCATAATgaccatgtgaatgtacccttaatccAATGATCATAAATCTTTATACGTCAGAGATTCGTGACTATTTTGTCATATGCTGCTCTCAGCAATGTGCACGTTAAATGCAACTTACACGAGTGACATCATTTGCAGTAACACCATCTTTCATGTAGAACTGGTCCATGATCTCTGGGTCAAGCTCACTCATTAAAATTTCCAGTGTCTGATCTGGCTGGTTGATGACAAACCCATCTGGAACATCCAGTGTATACAAgtaccttaaaataaaaaaaatgttgcaaattaggGTGGGGGggaggaaacctgatgaaaaccCTCCAACTGTCATATGGCAGTCACCCAGTATTCCCACACCAACCAGGAAAAATAACCATCGGGTCTCAAACTTACCAGCAATCAGAATTCATGCGCCCCATGCAATAAGCTGCACCATCTGAAAAGAGACATTTCATAGAAAATTTCTGTTTAGTGGCTTATTAACAAACTAGCAAATTAAATAGAAATGAATAGTAAAACTTAGTATAAAGCAAAAGTGAACATTAACATTAAAACTCCAATTTTAGCATGATCACCCATTGATGCTTAAATACATCAGATGTCACATTCAGGATAGGCTTCAGTTCAGGACTCTTCACTGTTCAAAATAAACTGGGGAAGACCGATTGATAGGGGGTGTAATGCTTGTTTTCATTAGTTTTTCCCTTTTTCTGATAGAATAGTAAAATTGAATACACAACAGTAtagatttaaaaatatttttggtagagagttccagagtattgaagatgcacgggagaagtcctggagactgtTGCGAGAAGAacagatggtaatagagtgaagatgAAGGCCCTGTGAGGAAaggtattggctgatgagttcagagatatatggaggggacaggttgtggacggcttttgtaggtcatggttagcattttaaaattaattcactgtgcaatgggtaaccagtggaaagactggcagagaggagaggcaaaaAAGCAGCAAGATGAcatggattagccgggcagcagagtgaAGGATAGATTGGGGAGGGGGGCTTTAGAGAGTTATCTGGAAgcccacagagaagaatgttgcagtagtttAAGTGGGAGATTATGAGGGCATAGACTAGTAACTTTGTggactctggattgaggaaggaTCGGACGCGAGAGacgttcttgagatggaggcagcagatTGTAGTAAGGGCCTGTATGTTTAAAGGATGAGGCAaagtcaaagatgactccaaggcagcAGACTTTAGGGACTGGAAGTGTGTGTAGCCATGATGTTAGGAGTAGTTGGAGGGCTGTGTTAGGTGAaggaaagattatgagttctTTTCAGTCCATGTCACATTTTAGAAGAGaaggaggatatggctgataAGACACACAGGAATTCTGACTAGAAGAGGGGAGATTtctggaccagaaatatagatctgtatgtcatcagcataggaatggtatttaaaggggtattccagggaatatgaaggtctgacacaaaaacccatgacgatataaatgaatgaatacaacaatactcaatgtcattagtcacaaaaccaagcttaaatagtttgattttataacaactaattacatattagcttatattttgagcacccattttatatgaattatgctgattcctggaatacccctttaaagcaatgGGACTTATTTAGATGTCGTAGGCCGGAGGTGTAAATGGTGGGGAGTAGGGGTCCGAGGCCAGAGGGATGGTGgcgaggtatgaggagatccaggagagggcaATGTCAGTAATGCCAAATGAACATAGCatctgcagcaggagagaatgGTCTACAGTGTCAAAGGCAGAGGACAGATCAAGAAGGAGAACAGAGTTTATTGTCTGGGAGCACATTCTCTAAGCACCTTCAATAGTTGGCCCAGTTCTTATGCTAAAACAGTAGCACAATTAAGCTAAATTAAATGATACATGTGGGTTAAAGCATATACCATAATGCCAGCAAGACTTACATTGTCACTTACAAAGGTCTTTGGGGAGGGAGGTGATTAACAAAGGGAAGAAAATGAATTGTTTAATATTCTTCACATACTTGGAAAAATTTCATTTAGGAATTCAACTTCTTCCTGGAAATTTCTGTGTGGGTATTCCTGATGGTCTGGCTTCATAAAATTTTTTCGTGAATAAAAGAAGTTCTGAAAAAAGGAGCATCATGTAAGAAAAGGCCCCAATATAGACAAAACACTATGCATTTAATATTCTGTAACAAAATTCACTTTGGAAACAATACACTTTATGTGTACCTAGGATAATACAAGACTATTTTAACTACCTGCATGCTTTAATTTATTATTGATACTTTCTCACCCCAAATCTTATTTTGGTGTACGGGCCATGCAATAAACACTTTTTTGAGTCAGTATTATGAGAGATATTTTAGATACATTAAAGCATAACCCAATTTATAACAAAAACTGGAGACATTCATAAAGATTTTTTGTATTCCCCTATTGATTGATTAAACAGTTACAAGGTatttatcaactttttttttttttttttaagggaaccCCCTCAGGCTGCTAGGGATTATTAAACTGCCAGCAGGCCACTTAGCAACTGGGGTTTAAGGTCCAAAACCTgttttgcaattacagctaaaagGTATTCCAAACATTTTATGCAGatgcaaaaataatttttcttatgCATTCAACCACTTTAAGTGAGCTCCATCTCCAAACTTGGAAATCCTAACCTACCTGTAATCTAACTGTTCACATTTAATTATAAAAAGATAAAGTACCTGTTTTACTTACATTATCTTGACTTCTGAGACTAATTTTTTGCCAACTTACCTGAATGTCATCAAACCCACAGTACTCTCTAGCGAGCTCCAACAGGGGAACCAGTGCTTGCAGTAAGAGGGTGGTACCACATGTCTTCAAAATGAAACGTCTCTTGGAGACAAACATGCTACTCTCACTATAAAAAAccaaatacatttattaaaaaacttACATGCTGTCTTACAGGCTGTAATCAAAAGGTGTAACTTTAAACATCAGGCTTAGAAGACATCCACCACCTCATTCAACTCAAACCCTTTGCATACATTAAAGTGCAGCTGCACCGATTCTGCCATAGTTGCAATTTTGTTCTCTGGCCTCGACCATTCCCATGCAATCATTTACTTTTTCATAACTGCGATGTTGAATGGGTTGAGCCTGGTGGTCTGCTTTCACCCAGAAATAGCCATCTGACAGTAAAACCCCTAATTCGCATATTGCATACTAAAACTACATTAAGGTTATTATATTGACAGATTGACAGTGTCAGGTTTCTCCAGCCCAGTAGCATCCATCTTGGCAGTACAGAGCCTATGCTTACTAGGCTCTGTACTGCCAAGATGGATGCTACTGGGCTGGAACAACCTGACACTGTCCATCTGACAGCCAAATATAATGGCGGTAATGATATAAAAGGTTGCAAAGAATTGGTGTTGGTATAGTTGGTGAAATGTCCCCTAAAAAGAGAATGGCAGAATGAAGAATGGCAACTAACTGCTATACAGGTTTATATGATCTGTTCTGAGTTACTTAACCCCTTTGGTCCTTTTGTTGGGTTTCCATTTGTCATTCCCCAACATCAGAAATCTAACTTTTATTGAATTACTGAATTGCAGGCCttattattctttgggtcagtatcattacagggataccaaattcatacaggttttattgctttttgaCCCTTTCCCTGCCAAGGAGGCATTTCATATGTCCTTACATGGAATTATCTATATGACCAAGGACCTATGTGATACAGCCTCTCTTCAGATCCTGATCTATGGCATCTAAATTCTTATCTTTCATATCAATCTAGAATTGTGTTTGTAGGTGCGATCGAGATATTCACATTTAAAATGAAAATTATTTTTGTGTACATGGTAGGCAGTgttttctgaaaaataaaaaaatctatatataattTGACATATGGGCGCTTTTTACattctatattttttaaaatttatggattgcaaccaaatattgcatgGTTTATGTTTTAGCATTCTTGGAAGTGTAAATTCTTGTTTATGTGTAttggtataaatatatatacatctgTTCACTTTGTTATTTTTAGATCCTTTTGTACTAACCTCTGCTTTGATGTGAggaatgtaaatatatattttcaatgTATTTTCTTTTAATAATGTGTTTGTcaaagttgcatgatggtggtacaggctgtcaactgttaaaACAAACACAAATCACCAGAGTGtttgctttcaaaaaatatatagattttagGGGTGCCTTTACcacaatctattttattttttttattttgcaagttGTGACTGTTAGAATTTCTAACTGAAAAGcagatttcagttttagtgatattatgaggatttattcatgtgaacatgtgACTATGAGGTACCTGAAACCTACACattcatttattacatttaggagacgtTAAGCTAAATATTCTCAGTTttgggcacttttttgccatcagtcacttctaatttttttttatataaaattttacACTTTCAATCAAAATTGCATAatggtgcctatgtctataaactctttaaagtggttgtctgatATCTCAGTGCATGTTACAGCGCTGGGAATAGGGGTGGATGGGCGTGGCCAGTCACCTTGTCTATAAGCCAAATT contains the following coding sequences:
- the AMD1 gene encoding S-adenosylmethionine decarboxylase proenzyme isoform X2; protein product: MFVSKRRFILKTCGTTLLLQALVPLLELAREYCGFDDIQNFFYSRKNFMKPDHQEYPHRNFQEEVEFLNEIFPNGAAYCMGRMNSDCWYLYTLDVPDGFVINQPDQTLEILMSELDPEIMDQFYMKDGVTANDVTRMSGIRDLIPGSVIDATMFSPCGYSMNGMKSDGTYWTIHITPEPEFSYVSFETNMSQTTYDDLISKVVDVFKPRKFVTTLFVNQSSKCRTAFSCAQKIEGFKRLDRQFAQFNDYNFVFTSFAKIQPQQS
- the AMD1 gene encoding S-adenosylmethionine decarboxylase proenzyme isoform X1 — protein: MEESGAHFFEGTEKLLEVWFSQQDESKGSGDLRDIPRFEWDKLLENVHCLIISVTKTDKQEAYVLSESSMFVSKRRFILKTCGTTLLLQALVPLLELAREYCGFDDIQNFFYSRKNFMKPDHQEYPHRNFQEEVEFLNEIFPNGAAYCMGRMNSDCWYLYTLDVPDGFVINQPDQTLEILMSELDPEIMDQFYMKDGVTANDVTRMSGIRDLIPGSVIDATMFSPCGYSMNGMKSDGTYWTIHITPEPEFSYVSFETNMSQTTYDDLISKVVDVFKPRKFVTTLFVNQSSKCRTAFSCAQKIEGFKRLDRQFAQFNDYNFVFTSFAKIQPQQS